ATTGTGGCAGGACGCCCCTGGAACGCTTTCGGTTTTCTTCTCGGAGCCATGAGCCTGCACGCTGGAAAGCATGAAACCCAAAAGAACCATCCTCTGCGTCGATGATAATGAGCAGAATCTTTCCATTCGCAAGGTGATGCTGGAGACCCGCGGCTACCGGGTCCTTACCAGTTCCGATGCCGAGCAGGCGCTGGAAATTTTCCGCCGTGGAGGCATCGATCTTGTGCTCGCCGACCTGGTGCTTCCCGGCCGCGACGGCAACAGCCTGGTCGAAGAAATCAAGAATCTTTCGCCGCAAACTCCCGCCATTCTGGTCTCCGGACGCATTCGCATGTGGGACCGCGATCTGCGTGCCGATGCCTTCATGTCCAAGGGTTCTTACTCGCCCATGGATCTGTTGGAGCGCATCCGCTTGCTGCTGGTGAAAAAGCGCGGACCCAAACCCGCTATGCCGGCGGCCGCCGCGATTACCCACAACGAAACGCACGCTTCAGCATAAGGGAAGCCGCGATTCTCCGCGCTCAGCATGACCGCTGCGGGGAATGAATTTTCCCTCAAGCGCTGAGTTCGCCGAGCTGTCTACCGGCAGGAATTACCGCAACCACCTGGCCCTCAACCCCATGACTCAATTGACACTTTTGCTACCTGACCTTTATTCTTAAAACTTGCGTCTTGATGCGTGAGCCCATCTGTGGAAGTGTGTCCGCTTTGGGACGCGGCGAGTCGAAAGATGTTTATCAGTCTGCAAGAGCTGCAACTCCATCACAACCTGATTGAGTTCGATCAGGAGTGGCAGCCGGAAACTATTGATTTGGGGCCAGATGTACGCCAAGCGAGTCCGCTGAAATCAGCCGGACGAGCGATGCTGGTCGAGGAGCATCATAGCCGGCGCGGCAACATAGACGATATCCGACTGGTGGGCGGTTTCTCCACTGGAATCGAAATCCTGTGCGCCCGCTGTCTGGAACCGGTAGCGCGGGACGTAAAGAACAATTTCGACCTGCTGTATCGGCCGCAGGGTTCCGACGCAGGCGACAGCGAGATCTCGCTTTCCAGTCCGGCGGAGGCCGATGTTGGGTACTACCAGCGGGACGGCCTGCTGCTGGAAGACGTGCTGCGCGAGCAGGTTTTGCTGACGGTGCCCCTGAAAGTGGTTTGCAGCGAGCAATGCAAGGGATTGTGCCCGCAATGTGGGCAGAATCTGAATACCGGCAGCTGTAAATGTCAGCCGCAGGAAGAGCCGCGTTGGGCGGCGCTGAAAGATATTCGAAACAAACTGCAGAAATAATTCGGCCATTGAGCCGTAAACAAGATAGAGGTACGTTTTCATGCCAAATCCGAAACGAAGGCACTCCAAGGCACGCACCAGCCGGCGCAGAGCGCACGATCATCTGGCCGCTCCCTCGGTCTCCGAATGTCCTAACTGTCACGAGAAGAAATTGCCCCATCGCGCTTGCCCGAAGTGCGGCTACTATAAGGGGCGCGAAATCGTGGAAGTGGAGAAAGCCGGGTAGCTGTTTCTGTGCGGCGCGCGCCAGCCCCGCCCGGCGGTTTTTTCACCGGTTCGAGATCGGCGTCGCGACTCAGGCAATGAGCCGGCGCGGCCCGAAACACCACAACACCACCGAGGTCTAAGAAACCAACTCGATGCCGACAGTCATAGCCGTCGATGCGATGGGTTCGGACCGTGCCCCGAAGCCGGAAGTCGAAGGCGCCATTCTTGCTGCACGCCAGTGTGACGTGAATGTAGTGCTCGTCGGCAAGGAAGATCTGCTGCGCGCCGAACTGCGGAACCATCCCACCGCACACTTCCTCAGCAATGACATCAGTATCGTAAATGCCAGGGAAGTGATCGGGATGGACGAGAAGGCGGCGCAGGCAGTGCGCAGCAAGCGGGATTCGTCGCTTCGCGTCGGTTTGCGTCTGGTGCGCGAAGGCAAGGCGGCAGGTTTCATCACTGCTGGCAACACCGGCGCAGCCATGGCCAGCGCGAAGATGGTCCTGGGTGCTCTTCCCGGCGTGGACCGGCCAGCGCTGGCGGCGGTTTTTCCCACTGCTAAAGGCACGGCTGCCATCCTGCTGGATGTTGGCGCCAATGTCGATTCCAAGCCGCAGAACCTGGAGCAGTTCGCAGTGATGGGCGAAGTCTATTTTCGCAAAATTTTCGGCGTGACGAATCCCCGAGTGGGTGTGCTCTCGATCGGCGAAGAAGAAGGAAAAGGAAACGACCTCACGAGACACGCCTACCAGCTAATTAAGCATTTGCCATTGAACTTTGCAGGTAATGTCGAAGGCCGCGATCTTTACAACGGTAATGTCGACGTGATTGTCTGCGACGGCTTTGTAGGCAATGTGGCGCTGAAGATCTCAGAAGGCCTGGCCGAGGTTGTGCGTTACATGCTCAAAGAATCGCTTAACGCAACCATCAGCCGCCAGGTTGGCTTCTTGCTTTCCCGTCGCGCGTTCGCGGAATTCAAGAAGCGTCTGGACTATTCGGAGTATGGTGGAGCGCCGCTGTTGGGGGTGAAGGGCGTGTGCATTATCGGCCACGGAAGCTCGAACGCCAACGCCATCAAGAATGCCATTCGCGTGGCTGCTGAGTTTGCCGAGCGTGGCATCAATCAGCAGATCGCCGAAGAACTGAGCGCGGTACCGCAGACCTAAGGAAGCTTCTAATGGGCGAAACCTCGCCGGCATCGACCGCACATCCTCACCATGAAACCGTCGCGGGAACCCGCATTGCATTTCTCTTTCCGGGCCAGGGATCGCAGTCTGTGGGCATGGGCAAGGAACTCGCCGCCCTCTATCCGCTGGCTCAGGAAACTTTCGACGAGGCTGACGAAGCCCTCTCCTGCAAGCTGTCGCAGATGTGCTTCGAAGGCCCTGAAGAGCGGTTGAAGCTCACCGAGGTTACCCAACCCGCAATTCTGACCGTGTCGGTAGCCGCGGCGCGCGTGCTGCAGAGCGTGGGGGTGGTTCCGCGATATGTAGCCGGTCATAGCCTGGGCGAGTACTCAGCACACGTAGCCTCCGGCACAATTGAGTTTGCCGATGCTGTGCGCACAGTCCGCAATCGCGGCAAGTATATGCAGGAAGCCGTGCCGGTAGGCGAAGGAGCCATGGCGGCAGTCCTCGGAATGCCGATAGAAGGTCTGCGGCACGTGTGCCAGGAAGCCGCTCAGGGGCTCGTGTGCGAGCCGGCTAATATCAACTCGCCCGATCAGATCGTAATTTCCGGCAGCACCGCCGCTATTGAACGCGCGGCCGAACTGGCTAAGCATCGTGGGGCGAAGCGAGCCATCATTCTTCCCGTAAGCGCTCCTTTCCATTGTTCGCTCATGAAACCAGCGCAGGAACGTCTGGCCGCAGACCTTCACGCGCTTAAGTTTCATGATATGGAGTTTCCCCTGATCACCAACGTGGATGCAGAGGAGATTTCCGATCCCGCGAAGGCGCGAGATGCCCTCATTCGCCAGGTCACCGGCGCAGTGCAGTGGGAGAAGTCGATGCGGGTGCTGATCGGACGGGGCGTAACCCACTTCATCGAGGTCGGGCCGGGCAAGGTGCTATCGGGCCTGATGCGCCAGATCGATCGCACTCGGACCTGCCTGAATGTAGAAGACGAAACCTCCCTCCAGAAGACGACGAACCATTTCTCACATGCCGTCAAAAGCGGTATCTGAGCTGAGACGTGGTCCCGCACACATCAGATGCCAGACCCGCTTGTTTGCACTTCGGAGTTTGTTATTCTCTCCATGCGCCATGCGGTTCTGCATTCCGGCGGATTCCTCAATTTGTGGGGTGAAAGTTGACGAAACACAGAGTGTTGGCGGTCGTTTTGTGTCTATTCCTTTTCTCTTGGGCAACTGAGGCGCAGAGCCCGTCTTCCGGCCAGAGCGCGGCCAAGCAGGTCGCCCTGATTCGCGCCGGCAGGCTGCTCGACGTACGCACAGGCCAGGTGCTCAAGGACCAGATCATCGTGGTTGAAGGCGACCGGATTCAACGAATTGGTCCAGCGGCTGCCGGAATGGGCGCACGCGTCATCGATCTGTCCGATGCTTTCGTGCTGCCAGGCCTGATTGATTGTCACGCGCACATTCTGGGGAATCCTAAGGACCTTTCGCCAACGCGGGATCTGCGAACCTCCTCCGCGGAAGCTACGCTTTGGGGATACCGCAATTTGCAGGTGTGGATGGCACATGGTTTCACGGCGCTGCGCGACGCGGGAGAATCGGATCTGGACTACGGACAACTGGCGCTGCGCAATGCGATCAATCGCGGGCTGATCCAGGGTCCTCGCATCGTTTCTGCAGGAAATTTTGTTTCCCTGACCGGCGGTCATGGCGATGCCGATCCCCTGGCGCCAAACCAGGAACTGACACGGCGTCCCAACATCGCCGACAGCACAGCGGAGGTTGGTCCTGCAGTGCGCCGTGACATCAAGTATGGCGCTGACTGGATCAAGCTGATGGCTACCGGCGGAGTCATGGATCCGCACAGCGATTTCAACGTGCAGGAATTGAGCGAAGAGCAGATGGCCAAAGCAGTAGAGATCGCCCACCGCGCCCACAAGAAAGTGATGGCACATGCGGAAGGGACCGAAGGGATCAAGGCGGCAGCGCGAGCGAGCGTCGATTCCGTCGAACACGGGACAATGCTTGATGAGGAGGGGGCCAGAATAATGCAGCAGAAGGGGACATGGCTGGTCCCGACGCTCTACACCTTCCAGCGCGGCGCCGAGCTGGGAACTTCTTTGGGACAGGATCCCATCATGGCGCAGAAGGGGAAGGAGATTCTGAAGTATCAGCAGGATGCTTTCGCGCTGGCTCTCAAACACAATCTGAAGATTGCCTACGGCGTGGATGATGATCCGGATTTTGTGTCCAAGGAATTTGCTTCACTGGTGAAGGGCGGAATGAAGCCGCTCCAAGCGATCCAGGCAGCAACGGTGCGCGCTTCTGAGTTGCTGGGGCTGTCAGATCAGGTCGGCACGCTGGAAGCGGGAAAATACGCGGATATCGTCGCCGTGAGTGGAGATCCGCTCGAGAACATTGGTGCTATAGAAAATGTGGTTTTTGTAATGAAGGGCGGAGAGGTAATCAAGGGGCCGGGGAGGTAATCGACCTCGGGTGGGCTGGGTACTGCCAAATGTCTTCGAAATGGATGTGATTGAGAGATGTGAACAAAACACCAGGTCTTTCGACTCGGACGGGGATCATTATTCCCCGTCCTCGCTCAAGATGACATTTCAACATTAGTAGCACGGTAGCCAAAAATTGCGCCCCGGTGTCCTGCGGAGGCTAATAAGGCGAGAAGGTCATGGACTTGTCTTTCTTCTCCACCCAGATGCGCGCGGGTTCTTTGCGGTCGTTGACAGTTACGACCACCACCACACCGCTGCCGGCTTTGGGATTGGCCGATCCTTCGATGCGGAAGCTGCGAATCAAGCCCCACTCGCCGCCTGGCCCCCAGTCATTGTAGAAGTCGCCAAACTTGTACTGCGAATGCTGTTCGGGATGCTGTTTCCAGGCAGGGTCGGCAACCCACAGGCCGTAAGCGGTCTCGTAATCTTTGTTCTGAAGCGCGGTGAAGAATTTGCTCGCTACGCGTTCTTCCGGCCAGTTGCGATAGATCCAAGCGAGAGCAGCCAGAACGATCACCACCAGGACGGCGGCGGCAATGCGCTGATTCCGGCGCCGGGCGCGACGCGGATCGTACTGCGGCGCTTCAAAGATCGTCATGATCAGAAAAAGAATAGCACTTGGCGCAGAGCGAGGCAGGCATGGGCCAATTCGATTGGAACTGCAGATCCCTCGGCCGCCGAGGCGGCCTCGTGATGACAACTTGATTCAGCGGCGACCTACTTGAGCTCCGCCATCTTCGTGGTGGCGATGGACGCTGCAGCAGAGTTGGGACTGTCGCGCTTGATCTGCTCGTACAATTTGCGAGCTTCGGTGGGATCTTTGGTCGCATACAGCGAGGCCAGCTCCAATTGAGCGGCCGGTTTCGCCACCGCATCGGTAGGCTTGTCAGCCAGCTCTTTGTAGAGCTGGATGGCCTGCCGATCACGGTTGGTCTGGCGATAGAGCGAGGCCAGAGTCATCTTTGCCAGCGAAGCCAGATTCTTGTCGCTCGAATTGGCGACACGCTGGAGCTGCGCCTCTGCTCCAGAATTGTCCCCGGAATCCATCAGGCTGAGGCCCAGAAAATAACGTGCTAAACGGCCGGAGGGGGTGTGGGAATACTTATCCGCAACCTGACGCAGCTTCGGAATCGCGGCTTTGGCGCGCTCGGCGGCGCTCGTGTAGGACTCCTGCTCAGGAGTAGGGGGCGAATCAGCCGGACGCAGCGGCGCGTTGTGGGTGCGCAGGGCGCTACCTACGGCGACCGCGGCCTGCTGCTCCTGAGATTGCATGTAGTACCAGCCTCCCAGGAGGACAACCACGAGCACGGCAGCAATCACTCCGCCGTAGACCAACGGCTTGCGATGCTCGGCTGCCCATTGCAGCTGTTCAGTTACAGTGTGAGCGAATTGATCTTCTTTGAGTTGATGGCGTTGCGTACTGCGCAAAGTTCGTTCCTGCTGATCTTGAAGTCGAAGCTTGAGTTTAACAAATGTCTTGGCTGGTCAATCAGCCGAGCTACGGCATAACCTCTTCCAGTTGCCCGCGCTCGAGTTTCTCCTGGCACTCGATGCAGTAACGCGTCCAGGGGACAGCATCCAGGCGCTTGGCATTGATTTCTTTGCCGCAGGAGACGCACTCCCCAAAGCTCCCCTCGCGGATGCGGGCCAGCGCGCTCTCGACCATCGCCAGGAGTTGGCGCTCATTGGTGCTCTGAGTGAAGAGGAATTCCTTGTTGTAGGAACTGGCGGCCTTGTCGGCAATATCCTGGGCTACGTCCTCGCCCTGATTGCGGCCGTCTGCCTGCCGATTGGAAACCTGTCTGCGCAACTCGAGTTGCCGCTCCTCAAGCCGCTTTTTGAATTGTTCGAGCCGTTTCTTTTCCATTGACGATTCAACCCAGCCG
This genomic window from Terriglobales bacterium contains:
- a CDS encoding TraR/DksA family transcriptional regulator, which translates into the protein MEKKRLEQFKKRLEERQLELRRQVSNRQADGRNQGEDVAQDIADKAASSYNKEFLFTQSTNERQLLAMVESALARIREGSFGECVSCGKEINAKRLDAVPWTRYCIECQEKLERGQLEEVMP
- a CDS encoding response regulator, yielding MKPKRTILCVDDNEQNLSIRKVMLETRGYRVLTSSDAEQALEIFRRGGIDLVLADLVLPGRDGNSLVEEIKNLSPQTPAILVSGRIRMWDRDLRADAFMSKGSYSPMDLLERIRLLLVKKRGPKPAMPAAAAITHNETHASA
- the rpmF gene encoding 50S ribosomal protein L32, whose translation is MPNPKRRHSKARTSRRRAHDHLAAPSVSECPNCHEKKLPHRACPKCGYYKGREIVEVEKAG
- a CDS encoding tetratricopeptide repeat protein, which translates into the protein MRSTQRHQLKEDQFAHTVTEQLQWAAEHRKPLVYGGVIAAVLVVVLLGGWYYMQSQEQQAAVAVGSALRTHNAPLRPADSPPTPEQESYTSAAERAKAAIPKLRQVADKYSHTPSGRLARYFLGLSLMDSGDNSGAEAQLQRVANSSDKNLASLAKMTLASLYRQTNRDRQAIQLYKELADKPTDAVAKPAAQLELASLYATKDPTEARKLYEQIKRDSPNSAAASIATTKMAELK
- the fabD gene encoding ACP S-malonyltransferase; the encoded protein is MGETSPASTAHPHHETVAGTRIAFLFPGQGSQSVGMGKELAALYPLAQETFDEADEALSCKLSQMCFEGPEERLKLTEVTQPAILTVSVAAARVLQSVGVVPRYVAGHSLGEYSAHVASGTIEFADAVRTVRNRGKYMQEAVPVGEGAMAAVLGMPIEGLRHVCQEAAQGLVCEPANINSPDQIVISGSTAAIERAAELAKHRGAKRAIILPVSAPFHCSLMKPAQERLAADLHALKFHDMEFPLITNVDAEEISDPAKARDALIRQVTGAVQWEKSMRVLIGRGVTHFIEVGPGKVLSGLMRQIDRTRTCLNVEDETSLQKTTNHFSHAVKSGI
- a CDS encoding DUF177 domain-containing protein, whose product is MFISLQELQLHHNLIEFDQEWQPETIDLGPDVRQASPLKSAGRAMLVEEHHSRRGNIDDIRLVGGFSTGIEILCARCLEPVARDVKNNFDLLYRPQGSDAGDSEISLSSPAEADVGYYQRDGLLLEDVLREQVLLTVPLKVVCSEQCKGLCPQCGQNLNTGSCKCQPQEEPRWAALKDIRNKLQK
- a CDS encoding amidohydrolase family protein, encoding MTKHRVLAVVLCLFLFSWATEAQSPSSGQSAAKQVALIRAGRLLDVRTGQVLKDQIIVVEGDRIQRIGPAAAGMGARVIDLSDAFVLPGLIDCHAHILGNPKDLSPTRDLRTSSAEATLWGYRNLQVWMAHGFTALRDAGESDLDYGQLALRNAINRGLIQGPRIVSAGNFVSLTGGHGDADPLAPNQELTRRPNIADSTAEVGPAVRRDIKYGADWIKLMATGGVMDPHSDFNVQELSEEQMAKAVEIAHRAHKKVMAHAEGTEGIKAAARASVDSVEHGTMLDEEGARIMQQKGTWLVPTLYTFQRGAELGTSLGQDPIMAQKGKEILKYQQDAFALALKHNLKIAYGVDDDPDFVSKEFASLVKGGMKPLQAIQAATVRASELLGLSDQVGTLEAGKYADIVAVSGDPLENIGAIENVVFVMKGGEVIKGPGR
- the plsX gene encoding phosphate acyltransferase PlsX; the encoded protein is MPTVIAVDAMGSDRAPKPEVEGAILAARQCDVNVVLVGKEDLLRAELRNHPTAHFLSNDISIVNAREVIGMDEKAAQAVRSKRDSSLRVGLRLVREGKAAGFITAGNTGAAMASAKMVLGALPGVDRPALAAVFPTAKGTAAILLDVGANVDSKPQNLEQFAVMGEVYFRKIFGVTNPRVGVLSIGEEEGKGNDLTRHAYQLIKHLPLNFAGNVEGRDLYNGNVDVIVCDGFVGNVALKISEGLAEVVRYMLKESLNATISRQVGFLLSRRAFAEFKKRLDYSEYGGAPLLGVKGVCIIGHGSSNANAIKNAIRVAAEFAERGINQQIAEELSAVPQT